Proteins encoded in a region of the Dorea longicatena genome:
- a CDS encoding DUF5716 family protein, producing the protein MKKGSILGVDLNEKSCQISYYDENKEEPETMEAAVDNYQIPLILGYYKDRWVYGQEAKRLKEAGEGDIVTHLFRKAVKRKKVRVGEKIHDGVWLLAKFVSLMLKKFEKIDYITFSVPYTNVDMSKMLKGIGKHIGVPGECVFVQDYKESFCQYMFYQPKELWQYESALFYCDAQEIRAYMLRRLNTVSTKSRDMFVTVEEVANAHMRELEAIYPVLNVDKAKDADESFKSFIQNVFDKKVVSSVYLTGEGFENNWYPNSLKVLCNGRRAFLGNNLYSKGACYSSMRYADPYDDGPIYLDGTKMTEQICLRMRIAGQEGWYPIVAWGTHWYEADGQWEVILEDTSDIEIHIESLDGEDLKVETVSLEGLPERTDYSLRLQIEVMFLDERTCRLRFKDVGFGEFYPASDFFVEKELHLGGINGQFNSLS; encoded by the coding sequence ATGAAAAAAGGAAGTATTCTGGGAGTTGATCTGAATGAAAAAAGCTGTCAGATCAGCTACTATGATGAGAATAAAGAAGAGCCGGAAACGATGGAGGCAGCAGTAGACAATTATCAGATTCCTCTGATACTGGGATATTATAAAGACCGATGGGTTTACGGACAGGAAGCAAAACGGTTAAAAGAAGCAGGAGAAGGAGACATTGTCACACATCTGTTCCGGAAGGCCGTGAAAAGAAAAAAAGTACGTGTAGGAGAAAAGATACATGACGGAGTATGGCTCCTTGCCAAATTTGTCAGTCTGATGCTGAAAAAGTTTGAAAAGATTGATTATATTACATTTTCTGTTCCATATACGAATGTGGATATGTCAAAGATGTTAAAGGGGATCGGTAAACATATAGGTGTGCCCGGAGAGTGTGTGTTCGTACAGGATTATAAGGAAAGCTTTTGCCAGTATATGTTCTATCAGCCAAAAGAACTGTGGCAGTATGAATCGGCGTTATTCTACTGCGATGCACAGGAGATACGTGCATATATGCTCAGACGTCTGAATACAGTGAGCACAAAAAGCAGAGACATGTTCGTAACAGTAGAAGAAGTTGCCAATGCACATATGAGGGAACTTGAGGCTATTTATCCTGTGCTGAATGTGGACAAGGCGAAGGATGCCGATGAAAGCTTTAAATCATTTATTCAGAATGTGTTTGATAAAAAAGTAGTATCGTCGGTTTATCTGACAGGGGAGGGGTTTGAAAATAACTGGTATCCGAATTCTCTGAAGGTGTTATGTAACGGAAGAAGGGCCTTTCTCGGAAATAATCTTTACAGTAAAGGTGCCTGCTATTCGTCCATGCGTTATGCAGACCCTTATGACGATGGACCGATTTATCTTGATGGGACGAAGATGACAGAACAGATTTGTCTGCGCATGCGTATTGCGGGGCAGGAAGGCTGGTATCCGATCGTTGCATGGGGAACACATTGGTATGAAGCTGATGGACAGTGGGAAGTAATACTGGAAGATACATCTGATATTGAGATTCATATAGAGTCACTGGATGGAGAAGATCTTAAAGTGGAAACTGTTTCTTTGGAAGGACTTCCGGAACGTACGGATTATTCGTTGAGGCTTCAGATAGAAGTGATGTTTCTGGATGAGCGTACGTGCAGACTTCGTTTCAAAGATGTGGGATTTGGCGAGTTCTATCCGGCATCAGACTTCTTTGTAGAAAAGGAATTACATTTAGGAGGTATCAATGGGCAGTTTAATTCTTTGTCATAA
- a CDS encoding amino acid ABC transporter substrate-binding protein, protein MKKRLVLLLVTAMAATTVLAGCGSKDSGSSDNGKKSSKEAKIENDDDTLIVGFDASFPPYGYKDDSGEYVGFDLDLAQEVCDRNNWKLVKQPIDWDSKDAELNSGTIDCIWNGFTMNGREDDYTWSDPYIDNKQVVVVRSDSGIDDFAGLKGKHVEVQTDSSALAALEGDQKDLAATFADLNQVAEYNTAFMDLESGACDAIAMDIGVANYQVNSRKNPDDYKILDKEISSEQYAVGFKKGNTELKDKVQKTLDEMAEDGTVDKIAEKYADYGVPGALCIGKNGK, encoded by the coding sequence ATGAAAAAGAGATTAGTACTGCTCCTTGTTACGGCAATGGCAGCTACAACGGTATTGGCAGGATGTGGGAGTAAAGATTCCGGTTCATCTGATAATGGGAAGAAATCGTCAAAAGAAGCAAAGATAGAGAATGATGATGATACATTGATCGTTGGATTTGATGCTTCTTTCCCGCCATATGGATATAAAGACGACAGCGGAGAATATGTTGGATTCGACCTCGATCTTGCACAGGAGGTATGTGACAGAAACAACTGGAAACTGGTAAAACAGCCAATTGACTGGGATTCCAAGGACGCGGAACTGAATTCTGGGACGATAGACTGTATCTGGAATGGATTTACTATGAACGGTCGTGAAGATGATTACACGTGGTCAGATCCATATATTGATAACAAGCAGGTTGTAGTAGTCAGAAGTGATTCCGGTATTGATGATTTTGCCGGGCTGAAGGGAAAGCATGTGGAAGTACAGACGGATTCTTCCGCACTTGCGGCACTGGAAGGGGATCAGAAAGATCTGGCGGCAACATTTGCAGATCTGAATCAGGTTGCTGAATATAATACAGCATTCATGGATCTGGAATCTGGTGCATGCGATGCAATTGCAATGGATATCGGAGTTGCGAACTATCAGGTGAATTCAAGAAAAAATCCGGATGATTATAAGATCCTGGATAAAGAAATTTCATCTGAACAGTATGCGGTTGGATTCAAAAAAGGAAATACAGAGCTGAAAGATAAAGTCCAGAAGACACTGGATGAAATGGCAGAAGACGGAACAGTGGATAAGATTGCAGAAAAATATGCAGATTACGGAGTTCCGGGAGCTCTTTGTATAGGAAAGAACGGTAAGTAA
- a CDS encoding amino acid ABC transporter permease — MEIGTLIRELGGGMWISAEIFILTLLFSLPLGLVVAFGRMSKIAPVRWISKLYISIMRGTPLMLQLMVVYFGPYYLFGMRISTGYRMTAVLIGFAINYAAYFAEIYRGGIEAIPVGQYEAAKVLGYSKGQTFFRIVFPQVCKHILPAVTNEIITLVKDTSLAFVLAVTEMFTMAKQIAAAQTSMVPYIAAGIFYYVFNLLVAMIMEKIEEKLNYYH, encoded by the coding sequence ATGGAGATAGGAACACTGATAAGAGAGCTTGGTGGAGGAATGTGGATCTCGGCAGAGATATTTATCCTGACATTACTCTTTTCTCTGCCTCTTGGACTAGTAGTTGCATTTGGCAGAATGTCGAAGATCGCACCGGTCAGATGGATTTCAAAATTATACATATCAATTATGAGAGGAACACCGCTGATGTTGCAGCTTATGGTGGTGTATTTCGGACCTTATTATCTGTTTGGAATGCGAATTTCCACAGGATATCGTATGACAGCAGTACTGATTGGTTTTGCAATTAATTATGCGGCATATTTTGCAGAAATTTACAGAGGCGGAATTGAAGCAATTCCGGTGGGACAGTATGAAGCGGCAAAGGTGCTTGGGTATTCGAAAGGTCAGACATTTTTCCGTATTGTATTTCCACAGGTGTGTAAACATATTCTGCCTGCCGTGACGAATGAGATCATTACATTGGTAAAAGATACTTCACTTGCATTTGTATTGGCGGTAACTGAGATGTTTACTATGGCAAAGCAAATCGCAGCGGCACAGACCTCTATGGTTCCATATATCGCGGCCGGTATCTTCTATTATGTGTTCAACCTGCTGGTTGCGATGATCATGGAGAAGATTGAAGAAAAATTGAATTATTACCATTAG
- a CDS encoding amino acid ABC transporter ATP-binding protein, which produces MSLLEMKNIKKSFNGVEVLKDISLKVEKGEVLGIIGPSGSGKSTLLRCATGLETADAGEIHYEGTFGLVFQNFNLFPHYSVMKNITDAPIKVQKRKKEEVYKEARELLKKMGLSDKENAYPCQLSGGQQQRVSIARALALNPDILFFDEPTSALDPELTAEILKVIRELAMEHMTMVIVTHEMNFARNVSDHVIFMDGGVIAVEGTPEEVFDSSNERMKEFLGKFND; this is translated from the coding sequence ATGAGTCTGCTTGAAATGAAAAATATTAAAAAAAGCTTTAATGGAGTAGAAGTTCTGAAAGACATTTCTCTAAAGGTAGAAAAGGGAGAAGTTCTGGGTATTATCGGCCCGTCGGGTTCCGGTAAATCGACACTTCTTCGGTGTGCGACAGGACTTGAGACTGCGGATGCGGGAGAGATTCATTACGAAGGAACATTCGGACTCGTATTTCAGAACTTTAATCTGTTCCCGCATTATTCGGTGATGAAGAATATTACAGATGCGCCGATCAAAGTGCAGAAGCGTAAGAAAGAAGAGGTTTATAAAGAAGCAAGAGAGCTTTTAAAGAAGATGGGACTTTCCGATAAGGAAAATGCATATCCATGTCAGTTATCGGGCGGACAACAGCAGCGTGTATCGATTGCGAGAGCACTTGCGCTGAATCCGGACATTCTGTTCTTTGATGAGCCGACGTCGGCATTAGATCCGGAACTTACTGCAGAGATTCTGAAGGTCATTCGTGAACTTGCAATGGAACATATGACGATGGTAATTGTCACCCATGAGATGAATTTTGCGAGAAATGTATCTGATCATGTGATTTTTATGGACGGGGGAGTGATCGCAGTGGAAGGAACTCCGGAGGAAGTATTTGATTCATCGAATGAAAGAATGAAAGAATTTCTGGGGAAATTCAATGATTAA
- the purF gene encoding amidophosphoribosyltransferase has translation MSEFEKVTTGLGEECGVFGAYDMDGGDVAPSVYYGLFALQHRGQESCGIAVTDTYGERKVHSKKGLGLVNEVFDEESLQELKGNLGVGHVRYSTAGGSRAENAMPLVINYVKGILAIAHNGNLTNAIELRHELEYTGAIFQTTIDSEVIAYHIARERLNVKKAEDAVKNAMKKIKGAYALVVTSPRKLIGARDPFGLKPLCIGKRDNTYFLASESCAIAAVGGEFVRDVEPGEIVSFTKHGMKSDKSMAIDPKKQARCIFEYIYFARMDSVIDNVNVYHARIVAGKALAESYPVDADLVVGVPDSGLVAAKGYSEQSGIPYGMAFHKNSYVGRTFIKPKQSQRESSVKIKLNVIEEVVKGKRIVMVDDSIVRGTTCANIIKMLKKAGAKEVHVRISSPPFLHPCYFGTDVPSNEQLIAHSHTTEQIREMIGADSLGYMEVEKLKDMVGDLAFCDACFTGNYPMEVPGRDISLAFE, from the coding sequence ATGAGTGAATTTGAAAAAGTAACAACAGGACTGGGTGAAGAATGCGGTGTGTTTGGAGCCTATGATATGGATGGCGGAGATGTTGCACCATCCGTTTATTATGGACTTTTTGCATTGCAGCACAGAGGACAGGAAAGCTGTGGTATTGCGGTGACGGATACATATGGAGAGAGAAAAGTACATTCCAAGAAAGGCCTTGGACTGGTAAATGAAGTATTCGATGAAGAGTCGCTTCAGGAACTGAAGGGAAATCTTGGTGTCGGACATGTCAGATATTCGACGGCGGGCGGTTCCAGAGCAGAAAATGCGATGCCGCTGGTTATTAATTATGTGAAAGGAATTCTTGCGATCGCACATAATGGTAACCTGACCAATGCAATCGAGCTTCGCCATGAACTGGAGTACACAGGCGCAATTTTCCAGACAACGATTGATTCTGAAGTGATTGCATATCATATTGCCAGAGAACGTCTGAATGTAAAGAAGGCAGAAGACGCGGTGAAAAATGCGATGAAGAAGATCAAAGGTGCATATGCGCTGGTTGTTACCTCGCCGAGAAAATTGATCGGAGCAAGAGATCCGTTCGGACTGAAACCGCTCTGTATCGGAAAGAGAGATAATACATATTTCCTTGCTTCCGAAAGCTGTGCGATTGCTGCCGTTGGCGGAGAATTCGTAAGAGATGTAGAGCCTGGAGAAATTGTAAGCTTCACAAAACATGGAATGAAATCGGATAAATCCATGGCGATCGATCCGAAGAAGCAGGCAAGATGTATTTTTGAATATATATATTTCGCAAGAATGGACAGTGTGATTGATAATGTTAATGTCTATCATGCAAGAATTGTTGCGGGAAAGGCACTGGCAGAGTCGTATCCGGTAGATGCTGATCTGGTTGTTGGCGTGCCGGATTCCGGACTGGTTGCGGCAAAAGGATATTCGGAACAGTCTGGTATCCCGTATGGAATGGCATTCCATAAGAACAGTTACGTCGGAAGAACATTTATTAAGCCAAAACAAAGCCAGAGAGAAAGCAGTGTAAAGATTAAGCTGAATGTAATTGAAGAGGTTGTAAAAGGAAAACGTATTGTTATGGTGGATGATTCTATTGTACGTGGAACAACCTGTGCGAATATCATTAAGATGCTCAAGAAGGCCGGAGCAAAGGAAGTGCATGTAAGAATCAGTTCCCCACCGTTCTTACATCCATGTTATTTCGGAACAGATGTGCCTTCAAATGAACAGTTGATCGCACATTCTCATACAACGGAACAGATCCGTGAGATGATCGGGGCAGATTCGCTTGGATATATGGAAGTTGAAAAGCTGAAAGATATGGTTGGAGATCTGGCATTCTGTGATGCATGCTTCACGGGAAATTACCCGATGGAAGTACCGGGAAGAGATATTTCACTGGCGTTTGAATAA
- the purB gene encoding adenylosuccinate lyase, giving the protein MSNDRYTSPLSERYASKEMQYIFSPDKKFRTWRKLWIALAETEKELGLDITDEQIEELKAHADDINYDVAKEREKVVRHDVMSHVYAYGKQCPKAKGIIHLGATSCYVGDNTDIILMSEALEIVRKKLINVIAELAKFADEHKNLPTLAFTHFQPAQPTTVGKRATLWMQEFMMDLEDLEYVKGSLKLLGSKGTTGTQASFLELFDGDQETIDKIDPMIAKKMGFETCYPVSGQTYSRKVDTRVVNVLAGIAASAHKMSNDIRLLQHLKEIEEPFEKTQIGSSAMAYKRNPMRSERIASLSRYVMVDAMNPAITSATQWFERTLDDSANKRLSVPEGFLAIDGILDLCLNVVDGLVVYPKVIEKRLMSELPFMATENIMMDAVKAGGDRQELHERIRELSMEAGRNVKEKGLDNNLLELIAADPAFNLSLEELQKTMDPAKYVGRAPVQVEAYLNNVVNPMLEANKEILGVTAEINV; this is encoded by the coding sequence ATGAGTAACGACAGATATACAAGTCCACTTTCAGAAAGATATGCAAGTAAAGAGATGCAGTACATTTTTTCGCCGGATAAGAAGTTCCGCACATGGAGAAAACTCTGGATCGCTCTTGCGGAGACGGAAAAAGAACTGGGACTTGATATTACAGATGAACAGATTGAGGAATTAAAAGCACATGCAGATGACATCAATTATGATGTGGCAAAAGAAAGAGAAAAAGTAGTCCGCCATGATGTAATGTCTCATGTATACGCATATGGAAAACAGTGTCCGAAGGCAAAAGGAATCATCCATCTTGGAGCAACTTCCTGCTATGTAGGTGATAATACAGATATCATCCTGATGTCAGAAGCACTGGAAATCGTCAGAAAGAAACTGATCAATGTGATCGCCGAACTTGCAAAGTTCGCAGATGAACACAAGAATCTTCCGACACTGGCATTCACACATTTCCAGCCTGCACAGCCTACTACAGTAGGTAAGAGAGCAACGCTTTGGATGCAGGAATTTATGATGGATCTTGAAGATCTGGAATATGTGAAGGGAAGCTTAAAACTTCTTGGATCTAAGGGAACGACAGGAACACAGGCAAGTTTCCTGGAACTCTTTGACGGAGATCAGGAGACGATCGATAAGATTGATCCGATGATCGCCAAGAAGATGGGATTTGAGACCTGCTATCCGGTATCAGGACAGACTTATTCACGTAAGGTGGATACCAGGGTTGTGAATGTACTTGCAGGTATCGCAGCAAGTGCCCATAAGATGTCCAATGATATCCGTCTCCTTCAGCATCTGAAAGAGATTGAAGAACCGTTTGAGAAGACACAGATTGGATCTTCTGCAATGGCATATAAGAGAAACCCAATGAGAAGTGAAAGAATTGCTTCACTTTCCAGATATGTGATGGTGGATGCCATGAACCCGGCAATCACTTCTGCGACACAGTGGTTTGAAAGAACACTGGATGATTCAGCAAACAAACGTCTCAGCGTACCAGAAGGATTCCTTGCAATTGACGGTATTCTGGACTTGTGTCTGAATGTAGTAGACGGACTGGTTGTATATCCGAAAGTTATTGAAAAGAGACTTATGTCAGAACTTCCGTTCATGGCTACAGAGAACATCATGATGGACGCTGTAAAAGCCGGTGGAGACAGACAGGAACTTCATGAGAGAATCCGTGAATTATCTATGGAAGCAGGACGTAATGTAAAAGAAAAAGGACTGGATAATAACCTGCTTGAACTGATCGCAGCAGATCCGGCATTCAACCTTTCACTGGAAGAATTGCAGAAGACAATGGATCCTGCCAAATATGTAGGACGTGCACCGGTACAGGTGGAGGCATATCTGAATAATGTGGTAAATCCGATGCTGGAAGCAAATAAGGAAATCCTTGGCGTAACAGCGGAAATCAACGTATAA
- a CDS encoding threonine/serine exporter family protein — translation MNIRQVTDGKEDYIELLRAGDPDESRIRKLLEKGELFLLEEHGKLRTLCIVIFSEEKKCEIKNIVTIKKDQGKGYGRYMIHYICEHYCAQYDWVYMKKERCLDIMEFCEKCGFSDEDEKYLKKELMSEIDTKRVINLAMEAGRMLLKNGGEIFRVEETMMRICHRFGVKYVDLFTLSHGLFICAGTDKEKLYTKVKQVPLSSTHLGIVAEVNDLSREIAAGHVGIEEAWKKLKQINKMPTKRISYQIAAAGLSAGGLGYLLGGTPMEAFVAIFVGCVVFAWSLFAGKHGISKILVHIVGGIIIASMALAAMQIPAFGNLRMEGIVTGGIMPLVPGLAFVNAIRDLADSDYLAGTVKMIDAVMVFVYIAIGVGAALTVYHHVLGGVL, via the coding sequence ATGAATATTCGACAGGTGACAGACGGGAAAGAAGATTATATAGAATTACTTCGAGCTGGTGACCCGGATGAATCCAGAATTCGAAAATTGCTGGAAAAAGGAGAACTGTTCTTACTGGAAGAACACGGAAAGCTCCGCACACTTTGTATAGTGATATTTTCAGAAGAAAAGAAATGTGAGATTAAGAATATCGTAACCATAAAAAAGGATCAGGGAAAAGGTTACGGCAGATATATGATACATTATATATGTGAACATTACTGTGCGCAGTATGACTGGGTATATATGAAGAAGGAACGTTGCCTGGACATCATGGAATTTTGCGAAAAATGCGGATTTTCTGATGAAGATGAGAAATATCTGAAAAAAGAACTGATGTCTGAGATTGATACAAAACGTGTGATCAATCTCGCGATGGAAGCAGGACGGATGCTTCTGAAAAACGGAGGAGAAATTTTTCGTGTGGAAGAGACGATGATGCGGATCTGTCATAGATTTGGAGTGAAATATGTAGATTTATTCACATTGAGTCACGGACTCTTTATTTGTGCAGGAACTGATAAAGAAAAATTATATACAAAAGTTAAACAAGTACCGCTTTCTTCTACACATCTGGGAATCGTAGCGGAAGTAAACGATCTTTCCAGAGAAATTGCAGCAGGGCATGTAGGGATAGAAGAGGCCTGGAAAAAATTAAAACAGATAAATAAAATGCCGACAAAAAGGATATCCTATCAGATTGCAGCCGCAGGTTTGAGTGCTGGGGGACTGGGATATCTGTTGGGAGGAACACCGATGGAGGCGTTTGTGGCGATTTTTGTCGGCTGTGTCGTGTTTGCGTGGTCATTGTTTGCAGGAAAACACGGAATTTCCAAAATCCTGGTTCACATTGTAGGAGGAATTATTATTGCTTCGATGGCGTTGGCAGCAATGCAGATACCGGCATTTGGAAATCTGCGGATGGAAGGAATTGTAACAGGCGGAATCATGCCATTGGTACCGGGACTTGCTTTTGTAAATGCAATCCGTGATCTGGCGGACAGTGATTATCTGGCGGGTACAGTGAAGATGATTGATGCGGTCATGGTATTTGTATATATTGCAATCGGAGTCGGGGCAGCTCTGACGGTTTATCATCATGTGTTGGGAGGCGTTTTGTGA
- a CDS encoding threonine/serine exporter family protein, producing the protein MVIKIVANLACSFIGTIAYAVMFQVPRRFYIGCGITGSVGWMIYKLASVYCSVAVASFIGTVCTVLVARMLTVRLKCPITIFLISGIITLVPGAGIYFTAYYLVTNQLAMAAVKGLGAVKVAFAIVLGIVCIVSIPREVFQKEYWIERKLKKQQKGKI; encoded by the coding sequence ATGGTCATAAAAATTGTAGCAAATCTGGCGTGTTCGTTTATCGGGACGATAGCATATGCGGTCATGTTCCAGGTGCCCAGAAGATTTTATATAGGATGTGGAATTACGGGATCGGTGGGCTGGATGATATATAAGCTCGCTTCTGTATATTGTTCTGTTGCGGTAGCATCATTTATTGGAACAGTGTGTACTGTGCTGGTGGCAAGAATGTTGACGGTACGGCTTAAGTGTCCTATTACAATTTTCCTGATTTCGGGAATTATCACGTTAGTACCGGGTGCCGGAATATATTTTACGGCATATTATCTGGTGACCAATCAGCTTGCTATGGCAGCGGTAAAAGGATTGGGAGCGGTAAAAGTGGCTTTTGCAATCGTGCTTGGAATTGTGTGTATCGTGTCTATTCCGAGAGAAGTTTTCCAGAAAGAATATTGGATCGAGAGAAAACTCAAAAAACAGCAAAAAGGAAAGATATGA